Below is a genomic region from Microbacterium galbinum.
GCTCTCGCGGCCGAGCTGCGCGAGAGCGGGCGGGTGCGCGGCATCCGCATCGCCGTCTCCGACGTGCTCGAGCCGAAGACCGCGACCGTCGCACTGCTGCTCGCCGAGGCCGGTGCCGACGTCGCCGTCTCGTGTGTCGGGCGCGACACCGACGACGCGGTGGCCGCAGCGCTCGTGCACGCCGGCATCCCGACCTACGCGCACCGCGGGGCGACCGACGCCGAGGACCGCGACAACGTCCTCGCCCTGCTCGGCCACCACCCCGAGGTGATCGTCGACGACGGCGCCGCGACCATCCGTCTCGCGCACACCGAGCGCCCCGGCATCCTGGGGTCGATGGCCGGCGCGACGGAGCAGACCACCAGCGGTGTGCGCCCGCTGCGCACGATGGAGCGCGAGGGAGCCCTGCGCATCCCGATCGTCGCCGCGAACGACGCCCGCACCAAGTCGCTGTTCGACAACGCGCACGGCACCGGCCAGTCGGTGGTGCTGGCGGTCGCCGATCTGCTCGACCGGTCGTGGGCCGGCAGCGACGTGGTCGTCGTCGGGTTCGGACGCGTCGGCAGCGGCGTCGCCCGCCACGCCGCCGCCCTCGGCGCGCGCGTCACCGTCTCCGAGGTCGATCCGGTGGCCGCTCTGCAGGCGGCGTTCGCCGGGTACGCCGTCGAGCCGTTGGCGGATGCCGCGGCGCACGCCGATGTTCTCATCTCGACGACCGGCATCGCGCACACCGTCGCGGTCGAGCACCTCGACCGGCTGCCCGAGGGCGCCGCGGTCGCGGTCGGCGGCGGGGCGTTCCAGGAGATCTCGCTGCTCGCGGCCCTCGACGCCGGCGCCGTCGAGACGTCGCGGCGCGGAGCGGTGTCGGTGCTGCGGCTCGCGAACGGGCGCAGCATCCGCGTGCTCGACGACGGCCACTGCATCAACGTGAGCGCCGCCGAGGGCAATCCGATCCAGGTCATGGACCTGTCGTTCGGGGTGCAGCTCACGGCCGTCGACTACCTGATCGCGGGGCGCGGCACCCTCACGCCCGCGGTGCACATCCTGCCCCGCAGCGCCGACGATCGCGTGGCGGCGCTGGCGCTCGGCGCCTTCGGCGGCGGACTGGATGCCGTCTCGTCTGCGCAGAGCGACTATCTGACCTCGTGGCGCCCCCGCGACGTCACCCCCTGAACCCGACCCGCACACCCGAGAGACGACCATGAGCGACATCACCCTCCACCGCGCGCGCACCGTGCTGCCCGTCGCCGCGCCCCCGATCGCCGATGGCGCGGTCGCCGTGCGCGACGGACGCATCGTCGCGGTCGGCGCGCACGACGCCCTCACCGCCGAGCTCGGCGACGCGATCGGCGAGCGCCGCGAATGGGACGGCGCCCTCACGCCCGGACTCGTCAACGCCCACACGCACCTGCAGTACACCGACATGGCAGCGGTGGGCCGGGGGCAGTACCCGAGCTTCGAGACCTGGGCGCTCGCGTTCGAGAAGGGCTACCGCGTCGAGCACGACTGGGCGGCGTCGGCCGCCGAGGGCGTGCGCCTGTCGATCGAGTCGGGCACGACCGCGGTCGCCGAGATCGTCACCGACCCCGAGGCGGGGCGCGCGGTGCACGACGCCGGGCTGCACGGAGTCGTGTTCTGGGAGGTGTTCGGCTGGAAGCGCGCGGCCTGGCAGCACGACGGCCCCGAGCGCGTGCTCGCCCAACTCGACGCGCTCCCCTCCCCTCCCGCGACCGGCCTCTCGCCGCACGCGATCTACTCGCTCGACACCGATGTGTTCCGCGAACTGCAGCGGCTCGCCGAGGCGCACGGCGTGCGTCTGCACATCCACGCCGCCGAGTCGGCATCCGAAGACGAGTTCGCCCGCTTCGGCACCGGACCCCTCGCCGAGCGCTGGCGCGGCCTCGGCCACTCCGACATGCAGCTGCTCTCGGGTAACGGATCGGGCAACGGCGTCGTGCACTACCTCGACACGGTCGGCGTGCTCACGCCGCACTCGCACCTGGCGCACGGCATCTACGTCGACGCCGCCGACCGCGCACTGCTGCGCGAACGCGGGGTGTCGGTCGCGCTGTGTCCGCGCTCGAACGCCGTCATCGGACTGGATGCCCCGCCCATCGCCGCGTACCTCATCGAGGGCAATCCGATCGGAGTGGGCACCGACTCGCTGTCGTCCTCGCCCTCGCTGCGGGTGCTCGACGACGTCGCCGAACTGCACCGGCTCGCCCGCGCCCAGGGGTACTCGGCCGAAGACCTGCATGCTCGGCTGCTGCACGCGGCGACAGCCGGTGGGGCCCGCGCCCTCGGGCTCGCCGACGGGCCCGCACCGGCGGGCACCCTGATCGACGGCGCCCGGGCCGACCTCGCGGTGTTCGCGACGGCATCCGCCGACCCGCGCGATGCGCTCGCCGAGATCGTCGAGAGCGCGCCCGAGGCGCTCGGCACGGTGGTCGACGGACGGATGCTGTGGGAGGCGGGTTCCGTGGGGCGCGGCCCGTCGACGGGCTCAGGGAGCGCGTTCGAGGGAGCCCGCGCATGACCGACCCGAAGCCCCTCTTCTTCGGCCTGTACGAGCAGGCGTGCGTCGGCAACGGGTCCGGGGCCGTGAGCCTGTGGACCCACCCCGACGACCGGCGCCTCGGCGCACTCGACCTGCGCTACTGGATCGACCTCGCCCGTCGCGCCGAAGAGGCCGAGTTCGACCTGTTCTTCTTCGGCGACGTGCTCGGCATGTACGACACGCTCGGCGGCGGCCCCGCGACCGCGCTCGAGTGGGGCGTCGAGCTCCCCGCGCACGACCCGCTCCTGCACATCTCCGCTCTCGCGGCGGTCACCGAGCGCATCGCGTTCGGGGCGACGGTGTCGACGACGTACGAGCATCCGTTCGCCCACGCCCGCCGCTTCAGCACGCTCGACCACCTCACCGCCGGGCGCATCGCCTGGAACATCGTCACCTCGTACCTGCCGGGAGCAGCCGCGAACTTCGGCCTCGACGTGCTCGCGCACGACAGTCGCTACGACCGGGCAGACGAGTTCCTCGAGGTCGTCTACGACCTGTGGGAGCGCAGCTGGGACGACGACGCCTACATCGGCAGTCGCGAGCTGCGGCGCTTCGCCGACCCGTCGAAGGTGCACCGCGTCGACCACGAGGGTGCGCACTTCCGCGTGGCCGGTCCGCACGTCAGCCCGCCGTCGCCGCAGCGCACGCCCTACCTGATCCAGGCCGGCTGGTCGCCGCGCGGGCGTGAGTTCGCCGCCCGGCACGCCGAGCTGATCTTCGTCGGCGACTCCGATCCGCAGGCCATTCGGGAGGGGCTCGCCGGCATCCGCGCCCGCGCCGCCGAGCTGGGCCGCGACCCCGAACAGATCCGCGCCGTCGTCGGGATGAACCCGGTGCTCGCGCCCACGCGGATCGAGGTGCAGCAGAAGCTCGACGGCTATCAGTCGCACTACAACGCCGACGCCCAGCTCGCCGCGTACGCCGGCTGGAGCGGGATCGACTTCGCCGCCTACGCCGACGACGAGCCCATCGTGAAGCAGTCGACGAATCACACGCAGACGAAGGAGACCCGGTCGGATGCTCCGCCCCTCACCGCGGGCGACGTGCGACGCCGCTTCGCCTCGGTGACCGCCTTCGCCGACGACCGGTTCATCGGCACTCCCGACGAGGTCGCCGCGAACATCGAGGAGTTCGTCGAGGAATCGGGGGTCGACGGGTTCCTGCTGCACCAGTACCTGTCGCCGGGGTCGCTCGACGACTTCTCGACGCTGCTCGCGCCCCGACTGCGCGAGCGGGGGCTGTTCGGCAGACGCCCGTCGGAAGGAACGCTGCGCTCGCGCCTGCGCACCGACGGCGCGGACCGGCTCGGCGCCGACCACCCCGCGGGGGCTCGGCGGCGCTGAGGGGGTTTTGCGGGGTGGGGCCCTTCGACAAGCTCAGGGACCCAGTCTCCGGAACTGGGTCGCTGAGCCTGTCGAAGCGTCCCGAAACCGTCCCTGCGTAACGCGCAGATTTCACGGGAATGACGATCTGCGTCACATCATTTCGCCGTGTTTCCGAACCCGTGACCGCATGCCCCCACGTCCGAGAGACTCATGCCACGGGCATCCGCCCGACCTTCTCCCGACGATCGGTCACAGCCCGGTCGAGCTAAGGATCCCGCACCCTCATGAGCACCTCTCGCACGCGCGCCACCCGGGTCGCGCTGTCGGCCGCCGCCGGAGTCGCCTCCGTCGCCCTCCTCGCCGGTTGCACCGGTTCGTCCGCCCCGTCGAGCTCCTCCGGTGACTCCGATGACTTCGAGGGCGTCGAGCTGACGTCGTGGAGCAGCATCGACTTCGACCCGTACCAGACGCTGCAGAAGGAGTACTTCGAGAAGTGCGCCGCCGACCTCGGCATCACGATCGACGCCCAAACCCTCTCGGGCGACTACACGACCAGCCTGCTGCAGGCGGCGAGCTCGAAGTCGCTGCCCGACATCGCGCTCGTCAACACCGACACCCAGCTGCCGACGCTCGCAGCGCAAGGCGTGCTCTCCGACCTCGACACCCTCGGCCTCACGACCGAGGGTCTCGCCGAGCCGGTCGCCGCCCTCGGCGAATACGAGGACACGCTCTACGGTCTGCCCACGCAGGTCGAGGACTACTCGGTGTTCTACAACAAGGCGTACTTCGAGGAGGCGGGCATCACCGAGCTGCCCACCACCTTCGACGAACTCATCGCCGCCGCCAAGGCGACCACCACCGCCGACCACTACGGCATCGCGCTGCCCGGCATCGCGGGCGACGGCTCGACGTCGTCGTACTTCCTGCCGTTCCTGCTGAGCGCGGGCGGCGACCCGGCCGACCTCACCAGCGACGGCGCGGTCGCGGCGGTCGACCTCTACAAGACCCTCGTCGACGACGGCAGCCTCTCGAAGGAGTTCGTGAACTGGGGCTGGGACGGCATCGACCAGTGGAAGTCCGGCAAGGCCGCGATCACGGTCTCGGGCCCCTGGAACCTCGTCGACACGAGCCTCGACTTCGAGTACGGCACGTTCTCGGTGCCGGCCGCGACCAGCGCCGACGAGAGCAGCGTCGGACTCCTCGGCTACGCCTACACCGTGCCGGTGCAGGGCGACGAGAAGCGCGAGAAGGCGGCGGCCGCTCTGATCGAGTGCCGCGCCTCGGAGGAGAACCAGGTCGACACCGCGGTGCAGGGCGGGTACGTCCCGGCGCTGACGTCGGCCCAGGAAGCCTTCGTCGCCGAGGTCCCGGCCGCCGAGGCCTTCGTCACCCCCGTCGCGAACGCCTTCAACCCGGCGACGCTCGGAACCGAGTGGAGCGCCCTGCAGGCGAAGTACGTCGACGCGCTGCAGAACGCGACCGTCAACGGCGTGAGCGCCGAGGAAGCGCTGAGCAAGGCCGACCAGGGTTGATGACAGCCGCTGCCACAGCGCCGAAGCGGCCGGGGACTCGTGTCTTCGGCCGCTTCGGCCTGACCCTGGTGCGGCGACGGAACCTCGAGCTGTGGGCCTTCCTCGTGCCCGCGATCCTGTTCTTCGCCGCGTTCTTCCTGTTCCCCCTCGGGTACGGCGTGTTCATGAGCACGACCGACTTCACGACCGGCACCTTCATCACCGGCGAGGCGCCGTTCGTCGGGTTCCAGAACTTCATCGACATCTTCCGCGCGGATGCCACCGGTATCGCGATCGTGAACACCCTCACCATCACGGTCGTCGCCGTGATCTCCGAACTCGTGATCGGCCTCGCGCTCGCGCTGCTGTTCACGCGGCGCTTCCCGGGCAGCCGCTGGTTGCCCGCTCTCATCCTCATCCCCTGGCTGCTGCCGGCCGTCGTCGTCGCGACGATCTGGAAGTCGCTGCTCGCGGGAGACGGGGCGATCAACGACATCCTCGGATTCCTCGGCCTGCCCGGCAACGCCTGGCTCGCCGATCCCGCCACCGCCCTCGCCGCCGTGATCATCGTGACCGTGTGGGCGAGCCTGCCGTACTGGTCGACGATCCTCGCCGCGGCCCTCAAGCAGGTGCCGGTCGAGCACCTCGAAGCGGCATCCCTCGACGGGGCCGGGGCGTTCAAGCGCCTGTGGCACATCATCATCCCCAGCATCTGGCCCGTGATCTCGGTGCTCGTCGTCATGAGCGTCGTCTTCAACCTGCTGATCGTCGACCTCGTGCTCGCGCTCACCCAGGGCGGCCCCGCCAACAGCACCATGACCCTCGGCGTGCTCTCGTACCGTTCGGCGTTCAGCCTGTTCGAGTTCGGGCACGCGGGCGCCTACGGCATGCTGCTGCTCGTCATCAGCCTCGGCTTCGCCGCCGTCTACACGTGGCTGTCCGCCCGACAGGAGCGTGCCGAGCGATGAGCACCCGCACTCCCCGCCGCAGCCGCGGCTGGTTCTGGACCGTGCTCACGGTCTCGATCCTCATCGTCTACCTGTTCCCCATCTACTGGATGATCTCGGCATCCCTCCAGCCCGATGCCAACTCCACCGACACCGCGTGGTTCCCGACCGCCCCGGCCCTCGACGGGTACGTGACGGCGTTCGAGGACGGCGGCCTCGACGGCCTGCGCGTCAGCCTGATCACCGCGATCGGATCGGTGCTGCTGACCCTCGTCGTCGCGGTGCCCGCCGCCTACTCGCTCAGCCGGCTGCGGTCGCGGGCGGTGAGCCTGGGACTCGTCATCCTGTTGCTCGCGCAGATGATCCCGAGCATCGTGCTCGCGAACTCCTTCTACGCGATGTTCAACACGTGGGGCGCGCTGAACAGCTACATCGGGCTGATCCTCGCGAATGCGACCGCCGGCATCCCGTTCGCGATCATCCTGCTGCGCTCGTTCATGCTGCGCCTCGACACCGAGGTCATCGAGGCCTCCACCCTCGACGGACTCGGACCGGTCGGATCGCTGTGGCGTGTGGTCGTGCCGCTGTCGCGCAACGCGATCATCACGGCCGGGGTGTTCACGTTCCTCTTCGCCTGGGGTGATCTGCTGTTCGGCCTCACCCTCGTCACGAAGACCGACATGTATCCCGTGACCGTGTTCATCTACGCGCTCGCGAACTCGAACATGAACACGTGGGCGGCGACGATGGGGGCATCCCTCATCGCCAGCCTCCCAGCGCTCGTGCTTGTTCTCGCCGCTCAGCGGTACGTGAAGGAGGGCGTCATCGCCGGCAGCGGGCGGTAGCGCTTCGGCGGCACGTGGCACTAACTCAGGAAGAATGCCCCCGAATCCGCGGAATCGGGGGCGTTCTGGCGACTTCGAGGCGTTTTGTCCTGAGTTAGGTACGGAGTTCCCGGTGCACAACTCCGGAAGAAAGCCCCCGGAGCGCTGGTTCCGGGGGCTTTCGCAGGCTCGAGGGCCCGATTCTCAGGAGTTATGAACGCGCGAGGCGTCAGACTCCGACCGGCGCGGTATCGCGGGCGAGCAGTCCGCCGAGGAAACTCGCGATCGTGCGCGGGCCCGAGACGGCCGCGGTGGCCTCGACGTCGGGGTTGTAGTTCGTGTTGGTATTCACGTCGTAGGTGACGAAGCGGCCGTCGACGGTCTCGATGAACTCGATGCCCGCGACCGTGATGCCGGCGTCCTTCAAGAATGCGAGGTACTGCTGCACGAGCGGATGCTGCGCCGTGATCTCCTCGCGGATGCGGAACAGCGGCTCGGGCTCGACGCCGTCGGCGCCGGGCAGCGCGCACGCCTCGGCCGGGCACAGCTCGAAGCTGCCCGCGCTGGTGTCGACGCGCACGGCGTAGACGAACTCCCCACCGGCGAACTCGACCCGGGTGACGAACGGGGCGGTGGCGAAGAGGTTCTCCTGCAGCAGCGTGATGCCGTCGGGCGAGGCCTCGAAGTCGGGGCCGTCGACCCAGGCGTCGAATTCGTCGTGGCTGTCGTGGCGGCGCACGCCGAGACCCTTGCCGCCCTGGTTGTGCTTGCTGATGAAGGGGGCGGTGAACTCGCGGGCGCGCTCCTTGAGCGCGGCGGTGCCGAAGACGGCGATGGTGCGCGGCACCTCGATGCCGGCACGCTGCAGTGCGGCGTGCTGGGCGGCCTTGCTGACCTCGAGCTCGAGCACGGGGCTGCCGTTCACGACGGTGCGACCGGATGCTTCGAGCCACCGCAGCACGGCACGGCCGAACTCCTTCGAGTCGCCGTGGTCGCGCGTGTGCGCCGAGGCGCTCAGCCGCGACCAGAACACACCGGCGGGCGGTTCGGCGTTCAGGTCGATCGACCCGTCGGTGAGCAGCCATTCCTGCGCGGGCACGCCTTCGGCCTCGAAGGCCGCGGCGAACGGCGGGAACCATTCGGCGTTCTCGTGGATCACGTACACGCGGGGCTCTGCAGTCATACCCTCACGCTAAATCACCCCGAAGCCCCGAGGGCCGGTCGTCGTGATGCAGCGTAATGCGCGCTACCCCTCGCCGCCGAGCTGCCCCGTCAGTCGCCCGTGGAACGCACCGCTCGCCTCGTTCAGCCCGACGAGTTCGACGGACGTGCCGTGCCGGGCGTACTTCGTCTCGATCGCGTCGAGCGCGGCGACGGTCGAGGCATCCCACACGTGCGATCGAGACAGGTCGATGACCACCCGTGCGGGGTCGGCGGCGTACTCGAACATCGTCGTGAGGTCGTTGCTCGACGCGAAGAACAGGGCTCCGTCGACCACGTAGGTCGCGACCTCGCCGTCGTCCGAGACGGTGCGGGTGACCGAGACGACGTGCGCCACCCGGCGCACGAACAGGACGGATGCCGTGATCACTCCCGCCACGACCCCGACCGCGAGGTTGTGGGTGAGCACAACGGCGACGACGGTGACGATCATGACGAACGTCTCGCTCTTCGGCATCCGCTTGAGGGTCGACGGACGGACGCTGTGCCAGTCGAACGCACTGATCGAGATCATGATCATGACGGCGACGAGTGCGGCCATCGGGATCGTCGAGACGAAGTCGCCGAACACGACCACGAGCAGGAAGAGGAAGACGCCGGCGAAGAACGTCGAGATGCGGGTGCGGGCGCCGGAGCGCACGTTGATCATGGTCTGGCCGATGACGGCGCATCCGCCCATGCCACCGAAGATGCCCGACAGCATGTTCGCCGCGCCCTGCGCCCACGCCTCGCGGGTCTTGCGGGAGTGGGTGTCGGTGATCTCGTCGACGAGCTTCGCGGTCATCAGCGACTCCATGAGCCCGACGAGTGCGACGCCGAGCGCGTACGGCGCGATGATCGTGAACGTCTCCCACGTGAACGGCACGTTCGGGATGAAGAGTTCGGGCAGGCTGCGCGGCAGGGCGCCCTGGTCGCCCACGGTGGGCACGTTGATCGCGAACACCAGCACGACGGCGGTCACGATGACGACCGACACGAGGGGCGCCGGCACCAGCTTGGTGATCTTGGGCATGAAGATCATGACGAGGATGCCGAGCGCGACGAGCGGATACACCAACCACGGCACCCCGATGAGCTGCGGCACCTGGGCGCTGAACACGAAGATCGCGAGCGCGTTCACGAACCCGGTCATGACGCTGCGGGGGATGAAGCGCATGAGCTTCGCGACGCCGAGCACGGCCATCAGCACCTGGAAGACACCGGCGAGGATGACGGTGGCGATGAAGTAGTCCATGCCGTACGTCGGGGCGACGGGCGCGATCACCAGGGCGACGGCGCCGGTCGCGGCGGTGATCATGGCGGGGCGTCCGCCGAGGAACGAGATCGCGATCGCCATGATGAACGACGAGAACAGACCGACGGCCGGGTCGACGCCGGCGATCACCGAGAACGAGATCGCCTCGGGGATCAGCGCGAGACCGACGACGAGGCCGGCGAGCACCTCGCGCGTCAGCAAACGGGGGCTCTTCAGCGCGGTGAGCACGGAGGGATTCGCGCGATAGCGCGCGCGGTCGTCGACGGAGGTCACGGATGCTCCAGAGGGGGGTGATGGGCCCGATGGGGCCGATCCACTCTATGCCTCGGGGAGAGGCATTCAGATTGCGTCGAGATCGAGGTGCGCCTCCACTGTGCTGATGGTCTTCCCCATCGCGCGTGCGTAGTGGATTTCACGACGAGTCGCTTCTCCGATGTAGCCGCCCTCGCTCACAATGCGAACGTCGTCGGCGAGGTCAATCCGCCTCAGGTGCAGCTCACCAAGAGCAGTGCGCATAGTCATCGTAATTTCGCCGCTCACTGCTTCTGGAGCGAGCACGATTATGCCGAGTGCGGTCAGTCGTCTCCGCTCGGAGTCAAACAGGTCGGGAAAGCGCAGCGAACCGCAAAGGCACACCACCCTCGGGCTCTCGATCCCCTTGCGCCTCATACGTTCAGTCTGCCCCAGAGCCACATCGGGACGGATATCCTTCCGACGCCCTAAACGACGTGGGGCCGCCCGCTCACTGCTCTCAGCGCCGATAGATTCAGTTCGTGACTTCTCCGAACACCACACCACCGCCGGGTGGCATGTCAATGCACGCGGACAACAGCAGTGGTGGGACGGAACCTCATGGGGACCGATCGCTCCGCAGCATTCGGCGCCGACACCGATCAAGACCCGAACTGCCGCGAACCTGTTGTGGCTATTTCTCGGCGGATTCGGGGCTCACCGCTTTTACCTCCGCAGGTTCAGCACCGCGTGGATGTTCCCGGTGATGGCGATCACGCAAGCGATCTTCCTCGCCAGCGGGCACCCCACGTCACGCAACATCGGACTCTGCATCCTGGTCGTGCTCGTGGGGTGGCTTTTCGTCGATCTTTTCCGCATCCCCATCCTTGTCGACAACGCCAACGGAGTCGCGCGTCCTCTTTACTGATCGCCCCACCCCTGGGGTATGCCGTCGCCAGGATTCGTCAACGCTAGATCAGAAGGCAACCAGGAGACGTAGGAACCCGAGGGGCCCTGCGGCAAGAACGACGACCAGCACGAACAGGCCACTGATCACGAGGGCGGCGAGAGCGACCCCGCGCGGCCGCGATCTCCGGACGGTCGCGATGACGCTCAGGATGAGGGCAATGACACCGACGCGCATGAGCATCAGAGCACCTACGGGGTCCAGCCATCCGTAGGGCATAAGTGACGGCAAGGACAGCAACGACAGGATCAGTGCGCTCCAGGCGAGCGCGCCCAGCGGCTTCGCCGGCCTTGCAAACTCGTCGGCTGTGTTGATCCCGCCGACCTTGACGTCACGCATCAGGCCCCCTTCAGCGGACCGCGGTCGACAGCATCAGGAACAGCGCCCCAGGCCCCCGAAGAAGACGGCGAACGTGATCGTCGATACGAGGGTCAGCCACAGCCAGCCGAGCCGCCGCTCTGCGCGCCTCTGCAGAGACATCATGTTCGGGTGCGGTCATGCCCGTTCCTCTCCCCCTGAAGCTCCGAACCTAGCAGTGCCCCGACACGAACCCTCAGCGCCCTCGAAGATGGGGAGGGACCTTGCGCTGAAGAAGGTCGACCAACTGCGGGTCCATGAAGTCGAAGTCATCGGGGATGCCGAGCACGACGATCCGCACATCTCGCAGGTGTGGCATGAACCGTCTGCTGATCTCGCTCTTGTGCCGTTTCTCCATCACCAGCACGAGGTCTGCCCAGTCGAGGTCGTCGGGAGTGAGGCGTTCTTCGGCGTCGGGCTTGAGGCCTGCGGAGGCGACGCGGATGCCCGGCCAGTCACGGAAGACGTTCTCGGCCGTCGGACTGCGGAGCCGATTCCGGCTGCACACGAAGAGCACGTTCACTCCGCCAGGTTACGGCTCCGTCGGTGGTGGCCCCAGGAGGGCCTGTCCAAGCGGCGAGGGAACCGCGATGATGGCGGCATGACGACAGATCCCGAGATGATCGACGTGACAGTGCCTCCCAGCGGTACGGGGTGCGTGGAATGCGATGAGACCGGCTCGTGGTGGGTTCACCTGCGACGGTGCGCCGCATGCGGACACATCGGATGCTGCGACGACTCCCCGAACACGCACGCGACGAAGCACTGGCACGAGACCGGCCACTCCGTGATGCAGAGTTTCGAACCCGGGGAGGACTGGTTCTGGGACTTCCGAAACGAGACCGCTTTCGATGGCCCGTCGCTCGCCGCACCGACGAGCCATCCCGAATCACAGGCCGTTCCCGGTCCGAGCGACCGTCTTCCCGCCGACTGGATGGAGATTCTCAACGGCGGTGGACGCTGAGGGGCTCGCTCTGAGATGCCGGCCGGGTCAAGCGAGAGCGAAGGGGTAGCGATCGGCGAGTCCGGGGGATATCCGTTCGAGGGCGTGCCGGATGACGCGATCGGACGAGCGATCGCTCGATTCGAGAACGTTCGCCATCTCGAGCCACTGCGGCAGACTCTCCACGACGAAGGCGAAGCGAGCAGCCGACCGCTGACCCTGCTCATGATCGAAGAAGTAGACCTGAGAGTCGGTGTGGAGCAGCCAGTGGTCTCCTTGGCCGCTCTCTCCGAAAATCCACCAGGCATCGGGCCGTTCGCCCCTCAGCCAGTAGTCGGCGTCGTCGAACTCGAGGTTCTCCCGCCGGGCTCTCGCCTCGCCGAAGAAGATCAAGTCCGGCTCGAGCTCTCCTTCCGACGACGAAAGCGCGTCGAGATACGCCGACGGGAGCCAGTCCGGAAGACCCGATGAGTTCGGACGCGTTCTCCGACGTGCTGCGGGATCCGAGGAGGAAGGGGGCATCATCCGCGACCAACGGGTAGCCAGGCCCTCGGATTCATCCTCCGATCATAGGGTCAGCTCGCGGCCCCTATTTCATCCGCCCGAACGTCGCATCGATGTCGGCCATCTCCATCGCCGCGGTCGCCTCGATGAGCTTGCGCAGCTCGTCGTCGGCGCCCGGTGAGAACTCCTCGGGGCGCTCCGGCGAGATGGTCATCGGGAAGCCCTCGGGCGCCTGCTCGCTCGCGTCGAGCTCGGTGCCATCGTTCGACGACGATGCGCCCTGGAAGATCTTGCCCGCCTCGGACTGCGCCGTGAGGTCGAACGAGTAGTTCTTGCTCTGCAGACCGAGGTCGAGGAGCTTCTTC
It encodes:
- a CDS encoding adenosylhomocysteinase, which produces MTGRIADPALWREGTERIAWARQFMPATTALAAELRESGRVRGIRIAVSDVLEPKTATVALLLAEAGADVAVSCVGRDTDDAVAAALVHAGIPTYAHRGATDAEDRDNVLALLGHHPEVIVDDGAATIRLAHTERPGILGSMAGATEQTTSGVRPLRTMEREGALRIPIVAANDARTKSLFDNAHGTGQSVVLAVADLLDRSWAGSDVVVVGFGRVGSGVARHAAALGARVTVSEVDPVAALQAAFAGYAVEPLADAAAHADVLISTTGIAHTVAVEHLDRLPEGAAVAVGGGAFQEISLLAALDAGAVETSRRGAVSVLRLANGRSIRVLDDGHCINVSAAEGNPIQVMDLSFGVQLTAVDYLIAGRGTLTPAVHILPRSADDRVAALALGAFGGGLDAVSSAQSDYLTSWRPRDVTP
- a CDS encoding amidohydrolase family protein, with protein sequence MSDITLHRARTVLPVAAPPIADGAVAVRDGRIVAVGAHDALTAELGDAIGERREWDGALTPGLVNAHTHLQYTDMAAVGRGQYPSFETWALAFEKGYRVEHDWAASAAEGVRLSIESGTTAVAEIVTDPEAGRAVHDAGLHGVVFWEVFGWKRAAWQHDGPERVLAQLDALPSPPATGLSPHAIYSLDTDVFRELQRLAEAHGVRLHIHAAESASEDEFARFGTGPLAERWRGLGHSDMQLLSGNGSGNGVVHYLDTVGVLTPHSHLAHGIYVDAADRALLRERGVSVALCPRSNAVIGLDAPPIAAYLIEGNPIGVGTDSLSSSPSLRVLDDVAELHRLARAQGYSAEDLHARLLHAATAGGARALGLADGPAPAGTLIDGARADLAVFATASADPRDALAEIVESAPEALGTVVDGRMLWEAGSVGRGPSTGSGSAFEGARA
- a CDS encoding NtaA/DmoA family FMN-dependent monooxygenase (This protein belongs to a clade of FMN-dependent monooxygenases, within a broader family of flavin-dependent oxidoreductases, the luciferase-like monooxygenase (LMM) family, some of whose members use coenzyme F420 rather than FMN.), producing the protein MTDPKPLFFGLYEQACVGNGSGAVSLWTHPDDRRLGALDLRYWIDLARRAEEAEFDLFFFGDVLGMYDTLGGGPATALEWGVELPAHDPLLHISALAAVTERIAFGATVSTTYEHPFAHARRFSTLDHLTAGRIAWNIVTSYLPGAAANFGLDVLAHDSRYDRADEFLEVVYDLWERSWDDDAYIGSRELRRFADPSKVHRVDHEGAHFRVAGPHVSPPSPQRTPYLIQAGWSPRGREFAARHAELIFVGDSDPQAIREGLAGIRARAAELGRDPEQIRAVVGMNPVLAPTRIEVQQKLDGYQSHYNADAQLAAYAGWSGIDFAAYADDEPIVKQSTNHTQTKETRSDAPPLTAGDVRRRFASVTAFADDRFIGTPDEVAANIEEFVEESGVDGFLLHQYLSPGSLDDFSTLLAPRLRERGLFGRRPSEGTLRSRLRTDGADRLGADHPAGARRR
- a CDS encoding extracellular solute-binding protein, which produces MSTSRTRATRVALSAAAGVASVALLAGCTGSSAPSSSSGDSDDFEGVELTSWSSIDFDPYQTLQKEYFEKCAADLGITIDAQTLSGDYTTSLLQAASSKSLPDIALVNTDTQLPTLAAQGVLSDLDTLGLTTEGLAEPVAALGEYEDTLYGLPTQVEDYSVFYNKAYFEEAGITELPTTFDELIAAAKATTTADHYGIALPGIAGDGSTSSYFLPFLLSAGGDPADLTSDGAVAAVDLYKTLVDDGSLSKEFVNWGWDGIDQWKSGKAAITVSGPWNLVDTSLDFEYGTFSVPAATSADESSVGLLGYAYTVPVQGDEKREKAAAALIECRASEENQVDTAVQGGYVPALTSAQEAFVAEVPAAEAFVTPVANAFNPATLGTEWSALQAKYVDALQNATVNGVSAEEALSKADQG
- a CDS encoding carbohydrate ABC transporter permease; translated protein: MTAAATAPKRPGTRVFGRFGLTLVRRRNLELWAFLVPAILFFAAFFLFPLGYGVFMSTTDFTTGTFITGEAPFVGFQNFIDIFRADATGIAIVNTLTITVVAVISELVIGLALALLFTRRFPGSRWLPALILIPWLLPAVVVATIWKSLLAGDGAINDILGFLGLPGNAWLADPATALAAVIIVTVWASLPYWSTILAAALKQVPVEHLEAASLDGAGAFKRLWHIIIPSIWPVISVLVVMSVVFNLLIVDLVLALTQGGPANSTMTLGVLSYRSAFSLFEFGHAGAYGMLLLVISLGFAAVYTWLSARQERAER
- a CDS encoding carbohydrate ABC transporter permease; the protein is MSTRTPRRSRGWFWTVLTVSILIVYLFPIYWMISASLQPDANSTDTAWFPTAPALDGYVTAFEDGGLDGLRVSLITAIGSVLLTLVVAVPAAYSLSRLRSRAVSLGLVILLLAQMIPSIVLANSFYAMFNTWGALNSYIGLILANATAGIPFAIILLRSFMLRLDTEVIEASTLDGLGPVGSLWRVVVPLSRNAIITAGVFTFLFAWGDLLFGLTLVTKTDMYPVTVFIYALANSNMNTWAATMGASLIASLPALVLVLAAQRYVKEGVIAGSGR